Genomic window (Candidatus Vicinibacter proximus):
TGCAATGAATATTGCAAAACGGGTTTTGTCTCTTGCAGTATAAAATGGAGGCATTGAAAAAAGTTTATTTTCTTGGAATTGGTGGCATTGGGATGAGTGCCCTGGCCAGGTATTTCAATGCGCGCGGTACTGAGGTTCACGGATATGATAAAACCAGAACGCCATTGACGGTTGAAATGGAATCTGAAGGAATGTTTATACATTATGAAGACCTTCCGCTTGCCATTCCTGAGCAATTAGATCTAGTGGTGTGGACACCTGCGATTTCAAAATCACTTCAGGAGTTCCAGTTGCTTTCTGCATCAGGGATTAAAATGTTAAAAAGATCGGAGGTATTGGGTAAAATAACTGCCGAAAATAAGAATATCGCAATTGCCGGAACTCATGGAAAAACAACCACAAGCTGCATTTTAACTTTTATCCTTGTAGAATCAGGCGTAAAAACATCTGCATTTTTAGGAGGCATACCAAAGAATTATCATTCCAATTTTATAGATACGGGACATGATTGGATTGTTGAAGAAGCTGATGAATACGACCGTTCATTTCTTCAATTATTTCCTGATATTGCAGTAATTGGATCCTTGGATGCAGACCATTTAGACATCTATGGGGATAGATCTAAAATGGTATCCAGCTATTTAGATTTTGCTCATCAAATAAAAAGACCGGGCCTCCTTCTGATGTCAGCAAGTATCCAGGAATCAGATTTGAATCGATTCAGGCAATTAAATAATGTTAAACTGTTGACCTACGGAATTGATTCTGGTGATGTAAAAAGTAAAATTTTATCCATCCATGAGGGCTGGACTACATTTAATTATCAGGATGAAAAGGGTAATTTATTTAATGAATTAAAATTAAGATTACCAGGAAAGCATAATTTGCAAAATGTAACAGCTGCCATTCGCATTGCGGTTGAACTCGGAATAAATGAGTCAGCCATTAGAAAAGCATTAATGTCTTTTCAAGGAATAGTCAGAAGATTTGAATGGTTGTTTGAAGGAAATAGTCAGGTGTACATTGATGATTATGCCCACCATCCAGAGGAGTTAAGGGCTGCAATAGAAGCGACAAAGAGTTGTTATCCAGGGAGAAAAATATTGGGAATTTTTCAACCTCATTTATATACAAGGACCAGAGATTTTGCCAATGATTTTGCGAAGGTGCTTGATATGCTGGATGAAGTAATATTAGTAGAACTATATCCGGCTAGAGAAGAAGCCATAGAAGGAATAGGTTCGCAAACCATCCTTGATTTGATGGAATTGGAGAAGAAGAGTTTTGTTCTGAAAAGAGATCTGATTGAAGATTTAAAAAGTAGAAAATTGGATGTGATTATAACATTAGGTGCAGGGGATCTTGACTTGATGGCCGATCAAATTGTTAAAATTCTGAATTGATATGAATACAAAAATGAAGGTCGGATTGGTAATAGGGTTGTATATTGTTACAATGCTGGCGGTGGTATTCGTATGGCTGAATTCCATCAGGGAGCAACGAACTCAAAAGTCAGGCCAATTGAAAATTCTGATCATTAAACCATCTGGAGAAAATCAATTGCTTGAGGAAAAGGATGTTCGACAGGCAGTGGCTAGTTTTTATAAAAAGGATTGGAGAAAAATTCCAATCTATGCGCTTCGCACCTCTGATTTAGAAAGGTATCTGGAGAGTCAGGCAGTAATACATCATGCAGAAGTATTTATTGATTCAAAGAAGAATCTTCATGTTGAAATGTATCAGCGAGATCCCTTAATGCGAGTGGCTGATATTCTAGGGAATCAATTTTATATCGATGTCGAAGGAAAGAGAATTCCAAATTCAAGGAATTATTCTGCACGAGTTCCTGTTGTAACTGGTATTTCCCACCCTTTTAAAGGACATGACATTTGGCAAAAGGAAAATGTTGAGTACAGGACTGTTTATCAACTCGCAAAAGAAATTGTAAAAGAACCATTTATAAGGTCACTTGTTGAACAGATAGATTTATTACCATCCGGGGAATTGGTACTTGTTCCAAAGATAGGAAATGAAAAAATTCATTTTGGCGGCATTGACAATATTAATGAAAAACTTGAAAAACTTAAATTTTTTTACCAGGAAGGATTAAGATATGAAGGATGGAATGTCTATCAGACTATTGATTTAAAGAACAAAGATCAGGTAGTGTGTCGGAAAAATTCTTCTGAAATTTAATTTTAAAACTCAAACTTATCAGCATATGGAATCACATAATAATCAAAACCCGGAAATTATTGCCGCGCTTGATATTGGCACCACAAAAGTATGTGTGGTCGTTGGAAAGCGAAATATTCTGAACAAAATTGAAGTACTTGGCTATGGCAAAGTGAGTTCAGAGGGGGTGATCAGAGGAGTGGTCTCAAACATTGACAAGACTGTAAAAGCGATTAGTGATGCGATAGATCTTGCAGAGAAAATGAGTCGACATGAGATTCAGAAAGTCCATGTCGGAATCGCAGGTCAGCATATCAAAAGTCTCCAACATCAAGGAGTATTGTACAGAAATAATCCGCAGGAAGAAATTACCCGTGAAGATGTGGAAAAACTAGTCCAGGATATGTATAAAATTGCCTTGCCTCCGGGTGATCAAATTTTACATGTGATACCTCAGGAGTTTACCGTAGATGACGAAGAAGGAATTATGGATCCGGTAGGAATGTCCGGCTCAAGGTTGCAATCCAATTTTCATATAATAACCGGTAACACATCTGCTGCAAGTAATATACTAAGATGTATTGAAAAAGCAGGATTGGTAGCTGAAAGTATGACACTTGAGCCTCTGGCTTCTGCAGAGTCAGTGTTGTCTAAAGAAGAAAAGGAAGCCGGAGTAGTGATGGTTGATATTGGCGGAGGCACCACGGATGTTACCATCTATAATGAAGGCATCATTCGGTACACGTCTGTGATACCTATTGGAAGCAATATGATCACAAAAGATATTAAAGCAGGATGCTCCGTTACTCAAGAACAAGCTGAAAAATTAAAGGTCCGTTTTGGGTCTGCATTAAGCGAGGAGATTGTTGACAATAGGATTATCACAATTCCAGGATTAATGGGTAGAGAGCCAAAGGAAATTTCAGAAAAAAATCTGGCAAGAATTATTCAGGCAAGGGTAGAGGAAATATTTGAATACGTGATGTGGGACATTCACAGAAGTGGTTATGAGAATAAATTAGTTGCCGGAATAGTGCTGACAGGTGGAGGTTCTTTGCTTAAGAATCTTGAACTTTTGGCCGAGTATCAGACTGGATTGGCTGCAAGAATTGGCTATCCAACGGAGCATTTGTCCTCACATTATATGGATGAAGTATCTAATCCAATGTTTTCAACCAGTATGGGACTTGTTTTTGAAGGAATGAAGAAAATGGCTCCAGTAAAATCAGAACCAAGGAAAATAGTTCCTGAAGTATTTGATTTGGTTGAAGACAATATTGAAACTACTGAAGAATTAGAAAGACAAGAAGGAAAACGAGAAGGTTGGTTGGGTAGGTTTGTAAATAAGGGTTATTCTTCCGTTAAAGAATTTTTTGAAGCAAGCCCTGATTCTGAATTTTAATTAAAAATATATATAATTTTTTTTATAATTTATTTTTATTTATAATATATAATTATATATCTTTACGTCATAAACAAATATTAAAAAAGATTATATGAATCAAACCTCTATAATCAAAGTTATCGGAGTCGGAGGAGGGGGGACTAATGCAGTTACTCAGATGTATAATCTGGGCATAAGAGGTGTTGATTTTGCAGTTTGTAACACGGATCAACAAAGTTTAGACATTAGTTCAGTACCCACTAAAATTCAATTGGGCCCATTGCTCACTGTTGGTAGAGGTGCCGGAAATAATCCTGAAGTTGGAAGACAAGCATGTCTTGAATCCGCTGAGGAGCTCCGAAGATTTCTAGAAAAAGATACAAAAATGCTGTTTATTACAGCAGGTATGGGAGGAGGAACAGGTACTGGTGCTGCGCCCATCATTGCAAAGGTTGCCAGGGAACTTGAAATATTAACTGTAGGTATTGTTACTCTCCCATTTCAATTTGAAGGTCCCAGACGCGGTAGATTAGCATTTGAGGGACTTGATCAACTGAAGCAAAATGTTGATTCACTGATTGTGATTTCAAACAATAAGCTTCGCGAGATGTATGGCAACTTATCTATGTCATGCGCCTTTTCCAATGCAGACAATATTTTAGCAACCGCTGCCAAGGGTATAGCTGAAATCATTACAGTCCCAGGCTATATAAATGTCGATTTTGAAGATGTTAATTTTGTAATGAAGGATAGTGGTGTGTCCATCATGGGTAGTGCTTTGGCAAAAGGTGAAGACAGGGCAAGAAAAGTAATTGAGAGCGCTTTAAATTCTCCGTTGCTTGAAGATAATGACATCAGAGGAGCCAAACATATTTTGTTAAACATTACGACTGGAAGAAACCCTGAAATCACGATGGATGAGGTCGGTGAAATAACCGAATACATACAACAAGAAGCAGGTTATGATACCGATTTGATTTGGGGCTCATGTGTAGATGAAAGTCTTGAAGATCAAATTAGTGTGACCTTAATTGCGACTGGTTTTGGTCAGGGTTATAAGAATCGATCAAATCAGGAAGCTGTTAAAAAAGTTGTTATTGATTTAAACGAAGATGAGCTTGAGATTGCAAGGACCGATTCACCCGAATCTACGTCAGCACAAACGGTAGAATTTGAGGATGAGTTTATTGCTCCTGGGTCTAAAGATAATGGGTTAAATACTTTGAGTTTTTATTATCAGGAAAATAGTCCTAAGAAAGAAGAAATTAAATCACCAGAAATAAAATCACTTTTTAATAAGCCATTAACTGGAAACAAACCTTTAACTGAAGGCAAGAATCTTGCTGATGCTGAAAACACACCTGCTTACGAGCGAAGGAACGTAAGGCTAGACAGGATAAATTCTTCTGCGGAAACAACAATTTCCCGCACCAGAATCTTCATGGATGAAGAAAATAAACTTGAAATCCGGGAAGAAAACTCATTCCTTCACGACAATGTTGACTAAAGAAGCTTCGTCTTTTCATACCTTTTCATGAGATTGGTTTATTATGACCCGGGGTGGTTCCCGGGTCTTTTTTTTTGTTTGAGTTAATTTACAGAATCCATTCAAACTTTAACCCAATTTGTGAATCAATATTTATACTTTAGTAAAATTTAATTATTACAAAATGCTATTAACCTTTGATGTCAGGTTTTCAAAATGTAGAAATTTTTCTTTTCCGACAAGATAGATGGATAAATATTAATCAGTTTTTTATATACTAATCCTGGATTTAATAATTTTAAGGTAAGTTCTTTTTTACTGTACAATAATTTTCGAGTTTTTTTACAAACTCCGGTTAACCAAATTCAATTGGAATCTTGATCATTCGAAAACAAAAATTCCAGAGTATAATTGTAGAATCAAATAATTGTTGCTTGATAAAAAACAAAAAAAAGGCCACTCAAAAAGAATGGCCTTTAAGTTTATGTTTCTAAAATTATTGTAGCATCCCTGTCATTAGAGCTCCACCTAATTCAGGTATAGTTATGCTATATTTCAGAGCTTTTGGAGCTGAAGTCTTTGCAACCCATACTGTCAATACTCCAGGATCTGCATTTGCAGGTTTAACTTCCACTTTAAAGCAATCGACATTATTAATCATCTCTGACCCAACCACCTCTAAGCTCATTAGTTTTTGTTCCATTTTTTGGAGATCCGAATTAACGATAAGGGTTTTGTAATCACTTGTTAGCGGAAGGCAGGCAATATACATATATGGTGCAGGGCCATCCGCGAATACCGGATTATCAATTTTTATATTCAGTTCTGATTTATTTCCGCTCATATTCATTTTTCCGGAAATGGCATTTTCATGATAAATCAAATCCATGTTTATAGGACCTTGATCTATATATCTTGAAATTTGATTTAAATTTCCTTTCTGAAATTTACCAAAATCTTTTAAGCTACCGGTAGGCATATCCATATTGCTGGAGACCAGCCAATGTTTACCTTCATCCTTAATATTAATTTTTTCTTCGAAATCCATTTTTTGTCCCATCATTTCCAAATTGACTAAATAAGTATAATCACCCGGAATTAAATCTTTTGAAGCGATAGCTGCAGTGATCTGTGAAGCGTCCAATTTTTTTGGCATGGTTACAGTGCGCACATCGACTGTAATTTCTTGTAATCTTTTGGCTACTTCAGGCTTAATGTCTTCTTGA
Coding sequences:
- a CDS encoding UDP-N-acetylmuramate--L-alanine ligase, whose amino-acid sequence is MKKVYFLGIGGIGMSALARYFNARGTEVHGYDKTRTPLTVEMESEGMFIHYEDLPLAIPEQLDLVVWTPAISKSLQEFQLLSASGIKMLKRSEVLGKITAENKNIAIAGTHGKTTTSCILTFILVESGVKTSAFLGGIPKNYHSNFIDTGHDWIVEEADEYDRSFLQLFPDIAVIGSLDADHLDIYGDRSKMVSSYLDFAHQIKRPGLLLMSASIQESDLNRFRQLNNVKLLTYGIDSGDVKSKILSIHEGWTTFNYQDEKGNLFNELKLRLPGKHNLQNVTAAIRIAVELGINESAIRKALMSFQGIVRRFEWLFEGNSQVYIDDYAHHPEELRAAIEATKSCYPGRKILGIFQPHLYTRTRDFANDFAKVLDMLDEVILVELYPAREEAIEGIGSQTILDLMELEKKSFVLKRDLIEDLKSRKLDVIITLGAGDLDLMADQIVKILN
- the ftsA gene encoding cell division protein FtsA — translated: MESHNNQNPEIIAALDIGTTKVCVVVGKRNILNKIEVLGYGKVSSEGVIRGVVSNIDKTVKAISDAIDLAEKMSRHEIQKVHVGIAGQHIKSLQHQGVLYRNNPQEEITREDVEKLVQDMYKIALPPGDQILHVIPQEFTVDDEEGIMDPVGMSGSRLQSNFHIITGNTSAASNILRCIEKAGLVAESMTLEPLASAESVLSKEEKEAGVVMVDIGGGTTDVTIYNEGIIRYTSVIPIGSNMITKDIKAGCSVTQEQAEKLKVRFGSALSEEIVDNRIITIPGLMGREPKEISEKNLARIIQARVEEIFEYVMWDIHRSGYENKLVAGIVLTGGGSLLKNLELLAEYQTGLAARIGYPTEHLSSHYMDEVSNPMFSTSMGLVFEGMKKMAPVKSEPRKIVPEVFDLVEDNIETTEELERQEGKREGWLGRFVNKGYSSVKEFFEASPDSEF
- the ftsZ gene encoding cell division protein FtsZ, whose amino-acid sequence is MNQTSIIKVIGVGGGGTNAVTQMYNLGIRGVDFAVCNTDQQSLDISSVPTKIQLGPLLTVGRGAGNNPEVGRQACLESAEELRRFLEKDTKMLFITAGMGGGTGTGAAPIIAKVARELEILTVGIVTLPFQFEGPRRGRLAFEGLDQLKQNVDSLIVISNNKLREMYGNLSMSCAFSNADNILATAAKGIAEIITVPGYINVDFEDVNFVMKDSGVSIMGSALAKGEDRARKVIESALNSPLLEDNDIRGAKHILLNITTGRNPEITMDEVGEITEYIQQEAGYDTDLIWGSCVDESLEDQISVTLIATGFGQGYKNRSNQEAVKKVVIDLNEDELEIARTDSPESTSAQTVEFEDEFIAPGSKDNGLNTLSFYYQENSPKKEEIKSPEIKSLFNKPLTGNKPLTEGKNLADAENTPAYERRNVRLDRINSSAETTISRTRIFMDEENKLEIREENSFLHDNVD